A genome region from Calditerricola satsumensis includes the following:
- a CDS encoding glycosyltransferase family 4 protein, whose amino-acid sequence MKNKVALIGVYPPPIGGISIHIKRLCNELDRRGIPYTVYDNTLGQKDRPYVYTGPIEKWVLKYWFTATESVIHCHFSRWLVLFFLSLLKLRGKRVLFTFHSYRGETEALPWWKKAIIRMTGWLGDRFICVSEEVAEKIAKIGIPRHKILVISPFIPPNDGPHQSPSLPPSVQTFLRDGSPLVVANGCVGNFFKGEDLYGADLCVELAHRLKKEFPHIRFVYCITSVVDAHYLEELKKRVESYGLTNHFLFVQEQMELYPLLQRADLFVRPTLSDGDALSIREALMFGTPVLASDAVERPEHVVVFQNRNLEDFEEKARTILREGRKINPLKPDNAVEAILELYR is encoded by the coding sequence ATGAAGAATAAAGTGGCGCTCATCGGGGTCTACCCCCCGCCCATTGGCGGAATCTCCATCCACATCAAGCGCTTGTGCAACGAGTTGGATCGGAGGGGAATCCCCTATACCGTATACGACAACACGCTCGGGCAGAAAGATCGTCCGTATGTGTACACCGGTCCAATCGAAAAGTGGGTGCTAAAGTATTGGTTTACCGCGACGGAGTCGGTCATTCATTGCCATTTTTCGCGTTGGCTGGTTCTTTTCTTCCTTTCTCTGTTAAAACTGCGGGGAAAACGCGTTCTTTTTACCTTTCACAGTTATCGCGGGGAGACGGAAGCGTTGCCCTGGTGGAAAAAGGCGATCATTCGCATGACCGGTTGGCTGGGCGATCGCTTTATCTGTGTATCGGAGGAAGTGGCGGAGAAGATCGCCAAGATCGGGATCCCCCGGCACAAGATTCTCGTCATTTCGCCGTTCATTCCGCCGAACGATGGGCCTCATCAGTCTCCTTCGCTTCCTCCGTCGGTTCAAACGTTTCTTCGCGACGGTTCACCGCTCGTGGTGGCCAACGGATGCGTGGGAAACTTTTTTAAAGGTGAGGATCTCTACGGTGCGGATCTTTGTGTAGAATTGGCGCACCGGTTAAAGAAGGAGTTTCCCCATATTCGATTCGTGTATTGCATCACTTCGGTTGTGGATGCACATTATCTTGAGGAATTGAAGAAGCGCGTGGAATCGTACGGTCTGACGAACCATTTTTTGTTCGTTCAGGAACAGATGGAATTGTACCCCTTGTTGCAGAGGGCGGATTTGTTTGTTCGTCCAACCCTTTCGGACGGCGATGCCCTTTCGATTCGTGAGGCGCTGATGTTTGGGACTCCCGTGCTGGCCAGCGACGCGGTTGAGCGGCCGGAGCACGTTGTCGTGTTCCAGAATCGCAACCTTGAGGATTTCGAGGAGAAGGCGCGCACCATCTTGCGAGAGGGAAGAAAAATTAATCCTTTAAAACCAGATAATGCCGTAGAAGCCATCTTAGAACTATACAGATAG
- a CDS encoding glycosyltransferase family 4 protein: MAQQLRVLHVIGGGEYGGAEEYLVQLFTHLRAASYPVNLHLACFYEAQLSQELRERGFSLTVLPFGRLDVRLWRGLSALLARVRPHLVHTHGVKANFFTRLAARKTAIPLITTVHSMLRYDYPNPLAYFVAAQMERRTRRWNHHFIAISRTLRDHLVAEGVPPERISVIHHGIDVQRFSPDRTYPRLRKEWGIPADAFVWGTVARFVEVKGLSVLIEAFARVRQLEPRAHLVLIGDGPLRERLRKQVRTLGIADAVTFTGFRRDVPNCLANVDAYVSASFSEGLGLSVLEAMAMGLPVVCTAVGGILDFLRHGENGWLVPPRSDVALAEGMIAVMRDPVMRARFAQQAARDVRDAFSAERMARETFQVYEQLVQAQAFGKKSMSGRR; encoded by the coding sequence ATGGCGCAGCAACTGCGTGTGCTGCACGTGATCGGCGGAGGGGAATACGGTGGCGCGGAGGAATACTTGGTCCAGCTGTTTACCCATCTTCGCGCGGCATCCTATCCGGTGAACCTGCATCTCGCCTGTTTCTACGAAGCCCAGCTTTCCCAGGAGCTTCGGGAGCGCGGCTTTTCCCTGACCGTTCTCCCTTTTGGCCGATTGGACGTTCGGTTGTGGCGTGGATTGTCGGCGTTGTTGGCGAGGGTAAGGCCTCATTTGGTGCATACCCACGGCGTGAAGGCCAATTTTTTTACGCGCCTTGCCGCACGGAAGACGGCCATTCCCCTCATCACGACCGTTCACAGCATGCTTCGGTACGATTATCCCAATCCTCTGGCTTATTTTGTTGCTGCGCAAATGGAACGGCGGACGCGTCGATGGAACCACCATTTCATCGCAATTTCCCGCACCCTTCGCGACCACTTGGTGGCCGAAGGCGTTCCCCCCGAGCGCATCAGTGTCATTCACCATGGGATTGATGTCCAGCGGTTTTCCCCTGATCGGACGTATCCGCGTTTACGGAAGGAATGGGGAATTCCCGCCGATGCCTTTGTATGGGGGACGGTTGCGCGGTTCGTGGAAGTCAAAGGGTTGTCGGTGCTCATCGAGGCGTTTGCTCGGGTCCGTCAACTTGAACCGCGCGCCCACCTGGTTCTGATCGGCGATGGACCCCTACGGGAACGGTTGAGGAAACAGGTGCGCACACTGGGAATTGCCGACGCGGTGACGTTTACAGGGTTTCGTCGCGATGTGCCGAACTGCCTGGCCAACGTTGACGCGTACGTGAGTGCGTCGTTTTCCGAAGGACTTGGCTTGTCGGTTCTCGAAGCCATGGCCATGGGTCTCCCGGTCGTTTGCACGGCGGTGGGAGGGATATTGGATTTCCTTCGCCATGGGGAGAATGGTTGGCTAGTGCCCCCTCGATCCGATGTGGCCCTGGCGGAGGGGATGATCGCCGTCATGCGGGATCCGGTCATGCGTGCGCGCTTCGCACAGCAAGCGGCTCGTGACGTGCGTGACGCGTTTTCTGCGGAACGCATGGCGCGAGAAACGTTTCAGGTTTACGAGCAGCTGGTGCAAGCGCAGGCGTTTGGGAAGAAGTCGATGTCCGGCCGTCGCTAA
- a CDS encoding undecaprenyl-diphosphate phosphatase, which translates to MDGLQAAILGIIQGLTEFLPISSTGHLYLGRHLFGLNEAGLFLDTMLHLGTLIAVIAVYWDTLVQLAKKPFSRLTGLLVVGTIPTVAIGLVFEDFFEEISKTGVTIGWEFLVTGAVLWLADRIKDRGRKTLDEISYTDALIIGTFQGAAILPAISRSGLTIAAALFRRIDKATAAYFSFLLSIPAIAGAVVYQGAKLVQGQVENIPLSSLLIGTAMSAVFGYLAVKWMIAILQRGSLKGFAVYVWLLGAIVLIAQFTGRF; encoded by the coding sequence ATGGACGGGTTGCAAGCGGCAATTCTCGGCATCATTCAGGGCTTGACGGAGTTTTTGCCGATCAGCAGCACCGGTCATCTGTACTTGGGGCGCCACCTGTTTGGCCTCAACGAAGCGGGCCTGTTTCTGGACACCATGCTCCATTTGGGCACGCTGATCGCCGTCATCGCGGTTTACTGGGACACGCTCGTGCAGCTGGCCAAGAAGCCGTTCAGCCGGTTGACGGGCCTTCTGGTGGTTGGAACGATTCCCACCGTGGCCATTGGCTTGGTCTTTGAAGACTTTTTTGAGGAAATCTCCAAAACGGGTGTGACGATCGGGTGGGAGTTTCTCGTTACCGGAGCGGTTCTCTGGTTGGCGGACCGGATCAAGGACCGCGGACGCAAAACGCTAGACGAGATCAGCTACACCGACGCGTTGATCATCGGCACGTTCCAAGGCGCGGCGATTCTCCCGGCCATCTCGCGTTCGGGGCTCACCATCGCCGCGGCGCTCTTTCGCCGCATCGACAAGGCGACGGCGGCCTACTTTTCCTTCCTTCTTTCCATCCCGGCCATCGCCGGGGCGGTGGTGTACCAGGGAGCGAAGCTGGTACAGGGCCAGGTGGAGAACATCCCCCTCAGTTCGCTGCTCATCGGAACGGCAATGTCGGCCGTGTTCGGGTACCTGGCCGTGAAATGGATGATCGCCATCCTCCAGCGCGGATCGCTGAAAGGGTTTGCCGTGTACGTGTGGCTGCTGGGGGCGATCGTCCTGATCGCCCAGTTTACGGGTCGATTTTGA
- a CDS encoding TrkH family potassium uptake protein — MPEIKNAFHVQPAKLLALGFLGLILLGAFILWLPVSTHEGISFIDALFTATSAVCVTGLTVVDTSTTFTLFGQIVIMLLIQVGGIGFVTIAILIAVLLGRRIGLRERLVLQEAYGQVSLSGLIRLTQQIAVITVVVEGCGALLLAARFIPEYGVGNGLFYGLFHAVSAFNNAGFALWSDNLMGFAHDASVLLVIAALVILGGLGYTVILDIVRKKSVRRLSLHSKMMLIGTAALLIGSTLVFLALEGDNPKTLGPMGWGDKWLNAFFMAVVPRTAGFNSVDMAGLTDSSVYWTMLLMFIGGGPGSTAGGIKVTSLIVLILAVWSVLTRREDVQAMGRRISRDVVFRALAIVFFGGVIVFAGSFLLTLTEPDGTGLHKLLFETVSAFGTVGLSLNFTPHLSPLGKLVISVIMFLGRVGPLTVAYALAIPPRAKPIRYPKEDVLVG, encoded by the coding sequence ATGCCTGAGATCAAGAACGCCTTTCACGTTCAACCGGCGAAACTGCTCGCGTTGGGCTTTCTCGGCCTCATTCTGCTCGGTGCCTTCATCTTGTGGCTTCCCGTTTCGACGCATGAGGGCATCTCCTTCATCGACGCGCTGTTTACGGCGACATCGGCGGTGTGCGTGACCGGGCTGACCGTCGTCGACACCTCCACCACCTTTACCCTCTTTGGCCAGATCGTGATCATGCTGCTGATCCAGGTGGGCGGGATCGGCTTTGTGACGATCGCCATCCTCATCGCCGTGCTCTTGGGGCGACGGATTGGCCTGCGCGAGCGGCTCGTGCTGCAGGAAGCCTATGGACAGGTGAGCTTGAGCGGGTTGATTCGCCTCACCCAACAGATCGCGGTGATCACCGTTGTGGTGGAAGGATGCGGCGCCCTCCTCTTGGCGGCGCGGTTCATTCCGGAATACGGTGTGGGAAACGGGCTGTTCTATGGTCTGTTTCATGCCGTGTCGGCGTTCAACAACGCCGGGTTCGCCCTCTGGTCCGACAACCTGATGGGCTTTGCCCATGACGCGTCCGTCCTCTTGGTGATCGCCGCGCTGGTGATCCTGGGCGGCCTGGGGTACACGGTCATCCTGGACATCGTGCGCAAAAAGAGCGTGCGCCGCCTCTCCCTGCACAGCAAGATGATGCTGATCGGAACGGCGGCCTTGCTGATCGGCTCGACGCTGGTGTTTTTGGCCTTGGAGGGGGACAACCCCAAGACCCTGGGGCCGATGGGATGGGGCGACAAGTGGCTCAACGCGTTCTTCATGGCCGTCGTGCCGCGCACGGCGGGGTTCAACAGCGTGGACATGGCCGGTTTGACGGACTCGTCCGTCTACTGGACGATGCTGCTCATGTTCATCGGTGGCGGCCCCGGTTCGACGGCCGGCGGGATCAAGGTAACCAGCTTGATCGTCCTGATCCTGGCCGTCTGGAGCGTGCTGACCCGCCGCGAGGATGTCCAGGCCATGGGGCGGCGCATCAGCCGGGATGTGGTCTTTCGCGCGCTGGCGATCGTCTTTTTTGGCGGCGTTATCGTGTTTGCGGGGAGCTTTCTGCTCACGCTCACGGAGCCCGACGGGACCGGGCTTCACAAGCTGCTCTTTGAAACGGTGTCGGCCTTTGGCACGGTGGGGCTGTCCCTCAACTTCACCCCCCACCTGAGTCCGCTGGGGAAGCTGGTCATCAGCGTCATCATGTTCCTGGGCCGGGTGGGCCCGCTGACGGTGGCGTATGCCCTGGCCATTCCGCCGCGTGCCAAGCCCATTCGCTATCCGAAGGAAGACGTGCTGGTCGGGTAA
- a CDS encoding methyl-accepting chemotaxis protein, whose translation MKDVAQTVSAVRYLARTVGLAMTGATAIGWVVVAGNDIAGAARWLTLGGVAVAGGVLGAAIGGANYRRFVRPMRVLIDQIERLSQGQLAVQADERRAGSLRVLARSLNEMAKTWAELLRRVQESVESVTLSAQTVSACADQTTAGSQRIAAAIQQAAERADGQLQETKRIAAELETMTRAFGQVADQARVTNESATRVTTEAGQGRVWVEEGARHMLAIAASMRASVEKVQALGARSNEIEQIVAVITDIAEQTRLLALNASIEAARAGEAGSGFAVVAREVRKLSEQSAVSAQQIAQLIRDVQRDMHDVTEAMTALAADVETAKVAVEQAGKPYHRIVEWAERVACEAQHIADLVAQLERRSRQLVDAVASLDGTAQTWAQQAQEILAGAQEQLASSEEMLASANALREMAEALRLLIERFQTDEEEKISG comes from the coding sequence GTGAAGGACGTGGCGCAAACCGTCTCCGCGGTGCGTTATCTGGCGCGCACGGTTGGTTTGGCGATGACAGGAGCCACTGCGATTGGCTGGGTCGTGGTGGCCGGCAACGACATTGCTGGGGCGGCGCGTTGGCTTACGCTGGGCGGGGTTGCGGTGGCGGGCGGTGTGCTGGGGGCTGCGATTGGCGGGGCCAACTACCGGCGCTTCGTGCGGCCGATGCGGGTGTTGATCGACCAGATTGAGCGGCTTTCCCAAGGACAGCTGGCCGTGCAGGCGGATGAACGGCGGGCCGGCTCCCTCCGCGTTCTGGCCCGCTCGCTCAATGAGATGGCGAAGACATGGGCGGAACTCCTTCGTCGCGTGCAGGAATCGGTGGAGTCGGTGACCCTGTCCGCGCAAACGGTGTCGGCCTGTGCCGACCAAACGACTGCCGGAAGCCAGCGCATTGCCGCGGCCATCCAGCAGGCGGCCGAGCGTGCCGATGGTCAGCTGCAGGAGACCAAGCGGATCGCGGCCGAACTGGAGACGATGACCCGCGCCTTTGGCCAGGTGGCCGACCAAGCGCGGGTGACGAATGAATCCGCCACTCGCGTAACGACCGAAGCGGGCCAGGGACGCGTCTGGGTGGAGGAAGGCGCGCGCCACATGCTGGCCATTGCGGCGTCGATGCGTGCGTCGGTGGAAAAGGTTCAGGCCCTCGGCGCACGTTCAAACGAGATCGAGCAGATTGTGGCGGTCATCACCGACATCGCTGAGCAAACCCGTCTGCTTGCGCTGAACGCGTCCATCGAAGCGGCACGTGCGGGAGAAGCGGGGAGCGGATTTGCCGTTGTGGCGCGGGAGGTGCGCAAGCTTTCTGAACAGTCTGCTGTTTCCGCGCAGCAGATCGCCCAGCTGATTCGCGACGTGCAGCGGGACATGCATGACGTAACGGAAGCGATGACCGCGTTGGCGGCCGATGTGGAGACGGCGAAGGTCGCTGTGGAGCAAGCGGGGAAGCCGTACCACCGCATTGTGGAATGGGCCGAGCGCGTGGCGTGTGAAGCCCAGCACATTGCCGATTTGGTTGCCCAGCTGGAGCGCCGTTCGCGCCAACTGGTCGACGCGGTGGCCAGCCTAGACGGGACGGCCCAAACCTGGGCCCAACAGGCCCAGGAGATTCTCGCCGGAGCCCAGGAGCAGCTGGCGTCCAGTGAAGAGATGCTCGCTTCGGCCAATGCGCTGCGCGAGATGGCCGAGGCGTTGCGCCTCCTCATCGAACGGTTTCAAACCGATGAGGAGGAGAAAATAAGCGGTTGA
- a CDS encoding PrkA family serine protein kinase, which yields MDILKRIAEYRAQEERLRWEGTFAEYLEIVRRNPQVAQTAHARVYNMIKSAGVEETEDGRKIYKFFSREIFGLDRTIERLVEEYFHAAAMRLDVRKRILLLMGPVSGGKSTIVTLLKRGLEQYSRTDEGALYAIKGCPMHEEPLHLIPHALRPEVEKELGVKIEGDLCPHCQMRLETEYGGRVEDVLVERIFLSEAKRIGIGTFSPSDPKSQDIADLTGSIDFSTIMEYGSESDPRAYRFDGELNKANRGMMEFQEMLKCDEKFLWNLLSLTQEGNFKAGRFALISADELIVAHTNEAEYKAFIANKKNEALQSRIVVMPIPYNLRVSDEEKIYEKLIRQSDLGHVHIAPHALRAAAIFSILTRLKESKKQGMDLLKKMRLYDGEAVEGYRDADVEELRNEFPDEGMTGIDPRYVINRISSALIRRDTECINALDILRSLKEGFDQHPSITKEMREKYLNFIAIARQEYDELAKKEVQKAFVYSYEESAKTLLDNYLDNVEAYCNETKLRDPITGEEVEPDEKLMRSIEEQIGVSENAKKAFREEILIRISAYARKGKRFDYNSHERLREAIEKKLFADLKDVVKITTSSKVPDENQLKKINEVTKRLIDEHGYCPICANELLRYVGSLLNR from the coding sequence ATGGACATCCTGAAACGCATCGCGGAATACCGCGCACAGGAAGAGCGGTTGCGGTGGGAAGGCACCTTTGCCGAATACCTCGAGATTGTACGCCGAAATCCGCAGGTTGCCCAGACGGCTCACGCCCGGGTTTACAACATGATCAAAAGCGCCGGCGTGGAGGAAACCGAGGACGGGCGCAAGATCTACAAGTTTTTCAGCCGGGAAATCTTTGGGCTCGACCGCACGATCGAGCGGCTGGTGGAAGAGTATTTCCACGCGGCGGCCATGCGCCTCGACGTGCGCAAGCGGATTCTGCTCTTGATGGGACCGGTGAGCGGCGGGAAGTCGACCATCGTCACGCTGCTCAAACGCGGCCTCGAGCAGTATTCGCGCACCGACGAAGGGGCGCTGTACGCGATCAAGGGCTGCCCGATGCACGAGGAACCCCTGCACCTCATTCCCCACGCCCTGCGGCCCGAGGTGGAAAAGGAGCTGGGGGTGAAGATCGAGGGCGACCTGTGCCCGCACTGCCAGATGCGCCTCGAGACGGAATACGGCGGGCGCGTGGAAGACGTGCTTGTCGAGCGCATCTTCCTGTCCGAGGCCAAGCGCATTGGCATCGGCACCTTCAGCCCCTCCGACCCGAAGTCGCAGGACATCGCCGACTTGACCGGTTCGATCGACTTTTCGACGATCATGGAGTACGGATCGGAGTCGGACCCGCGGGCGTACCGCTTTGACGGCGAGCTGAACAAGGCCAACCGCGGGATGATGGAGTTTCAGGAGATGCTGAAGTGCGACGAGAAGTTCCTGTGGAACCTCCTGTCGCTGACGCAGGAAGGGAACTTCAAGGCCGGTCGCTTCGCCCTCATTTCGGCCGACGAGCTGATCGTCGCCCACACCAACGAGGCGGAGTACAAGGCCTTCATCGCCAACAAGAAGAACGAGGCCCTGCAGTCGCGGATCGTCGTCATGCCCATTCCCTACAACCTGCGCGTCTCCGACGAGGAAAAGATCTACGAGAAGCTGATCCGCCAGAGCGACCTCGGCCACGTGCACATCGCCCCGCACGCTCTGCGCGCCGCGGCCATCTTCTCCATCTTGACGCGGCTGAAGGAGTCGAAGAAGCAGGGCATGGACCTCTTGAAGAAGATGCGCCTGTATGACGGCGAGGCGGTGGAAGGATACCGCGACGCCGACGTCGAGGAACTGCGCAACGAGTTCCCCGACGAAGGGATGACGGGCATCGACCCGCGCTACGTGATCAATCGCATCTCCAGCGCGCTCATCCGCCGCGACACCGAGTGCATCAACGCCCTCGACATCCTGCGTTCCTTGAAGGAAGGGTTCGATCAGCATCCCTCCATCACCAAGGAGATGCGCGAAAAGTACCTCAATTTCATCGCCATCGCCCGCCAGGAGTACGACGAGCTGGCCAAGAAAGAGGTGCAGAAGGCCTTCGTCTACTCCTACGAGGAGTCGGCCAAGACGCTCCTCGACAACTACCTTGACAACGTGGAGGCCTACTGCAACGAGACGAAGCTGCGCGACCCGATCACCGGCGAAGAGGTGGAGCCGGACGAAAAGCTGATGCGCTCGATCGAGGAGCAGATCGGCGTTTCCGAAAACGCCAAGAAGGCCTTCCGCGAAGAGATCCTCATCCGCATCTCGGCGTACGCGCGCAAGGGCAAACGCTTTGACTACAACAGCCACGAGCGGCTGCGGGAGGCCATCGAGAAGAAGCTGTTCGCCGATCTCAAGGACGTCGTCAAGATCACCACGTCCTCGAAGGTTCCTGACGAAAACCAGCTGAAGAAGATCAACGAGGTGACGAAGCGGCTGATCGACGAGCACGGCTACTGCCCGATCTGCGCCAACGAGCTGCTTCGCTACGTGGGCAGCCTGCTCAACCGGTAG
- the yhbH gene encoding sporulation protein YhbH — protein MNPEFIVSKDDWSLHRKGYQDQMRHQEKVKEAIRDNLGDLITEESIILSNGRDVVKIPIRSLDEYRFRYNWQKQPHVGQGDGKSRVGDVIARDGQTAGPGKGKGAGDLPGDDYYEAEITVAEIEEMLFAELELPNLKQKEMENLVVEDIRWNDVRKKGLMGNIDKKRTLLAALKRSALAGKPFRITVDDLRFKTWEEVIRPHTNAVVIAMMDTSGSMGAFEKYCARSFFFWMTRFLRTKYQSVEIVFIAHHTEAKEVSEEAFFSKGESGGTICSSAYRKALEIIDTRYPPSRYNLYPFHFSDGDNLTSDNERCVRLVKELISRCNLFGYAEVNQYNRHSTLMSAYRHIKDPKFLHCIIREKADVYKALKTFFSNPKKAN, from the coding sequence ATGAACCCCGAATTCATCGTTTCCAAGGACGACTGGTCCCTCCACCGCAAAGGCTACCAGGATCAAATGCGCCACCAGGAGAAGGTGAAAGAAGCGATCCGCGACAACCTCGGCGACCTGATTACCGAAGAGAGCATCATCCTGTCGAACGGCCGCGACGTCGTGAAAATCCCCATTCGCAGCCTCGACGAGTACCGCTTCCGATACAACTGGCAAAAGCAGCCGCACGTCGGCCAGGGCGACGGCAAGTCCCGCGTCGGCGACGTCATCGCGCGGGACGGCCAGACAGCGGGACCGGGCAAGGGGAAGGGCGCCGGCGATCTTCCCGGCGACGATTACTATGAGGCGGAGATCACCGTGGCGGAGATCGAGGAGATGCTTTTTGCCGAGCTCGAGCTGCCCAACCTGAAGCAGAAGGAGATGGAGAACCTCGTCGTCGAGGATATCCGGTGGAACGACGTGCGCAAAAAGGGGCTGATGGGCAACATCGACAAGAAGCGCACCCTCCTTGCGGCCCTCAAGCGCAGCGCCCTGGCCGGCAAGCCCTTCCGCATCACCGTCGACGACCTGCGCTTCAAGACGTGGGAGGAAGTGATCCGCCCGCACACCAACGCCGTCGTCATCGCCATGATGGACACCAGCGGGTCGATGGGCGCCTTCGAGAAATACTGTGCGCGCAGCTTCTTTTTCTGGATGACCCGCTTTCTGCGCACGAAATACCAGTCGGTGGAGATCGTGTTCATCGCGCATCATACGGAAGCCAAAGAGGTTTCCGAGGAAGCCTTTTTCTCCAAAGGAGAAAGCGGCGGCACGATTTGCTCGTCCGCCTACCGCAAGGCGCTGGAAATCATCGATACCCGTTATCCGCCTTCGCGATACAACCTGTACCCCTTCCATTTTTCCGACGGCGACAACCTGACTTCGGACAACGAGCGCTGTGTGCGCCTGGTCAAAGAGCTGATCAGCCGGTGCAACCTCTTCGGCTACGCCGAGGTCAACCAGTACAATCGGCACAGTACCCTGATGTCGGCCTACCGGCACATCAAGGATCCCAAATTCCTCCACTGCATCATTCGGGAGAAGGCCGACGTGTACAAAGCCCTCAAGACGTTCTTCAGCAACCCGAAGAAGGCGAATTGA
- a CDS encoding SpoVR family protein yields the protein MRDDEKRALERAIAEITEVAKGFGLDFYPMRYEICPADILYTFGAYGMPTRFSHWSFGKAFHRMKLQYDLGLSKIYELVINSNPCYAFLLEGNSLIQNKLIVAHVLAHCDFFKNNVRFANTKRDMVESMAASAERIRAYEIQYGKLEVERFLDAAMAIQEHIDPSLLRPKLRWKRHEPPQGEELKKPRTPYDDLWKLDETGAEARAAASDPIKKRKFPPEPEKDLVLFIEEYSTVLEDWQRDILTILREEMLYFWPQLETKIMNEGWATYWHTRIMRELDLTEDEIIEYARLHAAVIQPSRTTINPYLLGYRIFEDIERRWDHPTEEEKRRFGRRSGQGRRKIFEVRELDSDTSFLRDYLTKELVEELDLYLYAKAGNEWVITDKTWETVRDQLVALRVNGGFPYITVQDGDYLRNGELYLKHHYEGVELDIKYLEKTLPYVYQLWGRSVHLETVVESRSVLFTYDGKKVHRRFL from the coding sequence ATGCGCGACGACGAGAAGCGGGCGTTGGAACGGGCCATCGCCGAGATCACCGAAGTGGCCAAAGGCTTTGGCCTTGATTTTTATCCGATGCGCTACGAGATCTGTCCGGCCGACATCCTCTACACCTTTGGCGCCTACGGCATGCCGACGCGCTTTTCGCACTGGAGTTTTGGGAAAGCCTTCCATCGGATGAAGCTGCAATACGATCTGGGGCTGTCGAAGATCTACGAGCTGGTGATCAATTCCAACCCCTGCTACGCCTTTCTGCTGGAGGGCAACTCCCTGATCCAAAACAAGCTGATTGTGGCCCACGTGCTGGCCCACTGCGACTTCTTCAAAAACAACGTGCGCTTTGCCAACACCAAGCGCGACATGGTGGAAAGCATGGCCGCAAGCGCGGAGCGCATTCGGGCCTACGAAATCCAGTACGGCAAGCTGGAAGTGGAGCGCTTCCTTGATGCGGCGATGGCCATTCAGGAGCACATCGACCCGAGCCTTTTGCGGCCCAAGCTGCGGTGGAAGCGGCACGAGCCGCCTCAGGGGGAAGAGCTCAAAAAGCCCCGCACGCCTTACGACGACCTGTGGAAGCTGGATGAAACGGGCGCCGAGGCGCGCGCGGCGGCGAGCGATCCGATCAAGAAGCGCAAGTTTCCGCCGGAGCCGGAAAAGGACCTCGTGCTGTTCATCGAGGAGTACAGCACCGTCCTGGAGGACTGGCAGCGCGACATCCTGACCATCCTGCGCGAGGAGATGCTCTACTTCTGGCCGCAGCTGGAGACGAAGATCATGAACGAGGGGTGGGCCACCTATTGGCACACGCGCATCATGCGCGAACTCGACCTCACCGAGGACGAGATCATCGAGTACGCCCGCCTGCACGCTGCCGTCATCCAGCCCTCCCGCACCACCATCAACCCATATTTGCTCGGGTACCGCATCTTTGAGGACATTGAGCGGCGCTGGGATCACCCCACCGAGGAGGAAAAGCGGCGTTTCGGGCGTCGGAGCGGCCAGGGGCGGCGGAAGATCTTCGAGGTGCGCGAGCTGGATTCCGACACGTCCTTTCTGCGCGACTACCTGACGAAAGAGCTGGTGGAGGAACTGGACCTCTACCTGTACGCGAAAGCGGGCAACGAATGGGTGATCACCGACAAAACCTGGGAGACCGTGCGCGATCAGCTCGTGGCGCTGCGCGTCAACGGCGGGTTTCCCTACATCACCGTGCAGGACGGCGATTACCTGCGCAACGGCGAGCTTTACCTCAAGCACCATTACGAAGGGGTGGAATTGGACATCAAGTACCTGGAGAAGACGCTGCCCTATGTGTACCAGCTGTGGGGGCGTTCCGTCCATCTCGAGACGGTGGTGGAAAGCCGCAGCGTGCTGTTTACGTATGACGGCAAAAAGGTGCATCGCCGGTTTTTGTGA
- a CDS encoding C40 family peptidase produces MRNHARKTWKTLGAICLTTSLTFSMIAPSAEAASFAYIWKSVTSQTGKPGTFVSITNGTVSKGTSSTNGSPTKTPATKAGSVPIASTNGSSTWEAPATTPTKPAAPKTEAPSPRDSSLADTIIATGEKYLGTPYKFGANYARDRAFDCSEFTRVVFGENGITLPRSSRQQAQVGRTVSLNALQKGDLIFFDTSSARAGIDHVAIYAGNGKILHAIPRGGVRYDSFSGYWVRAAVTAKRVIE; encoded by the coding sequence GTGCGCAACCACGCGCGAAAGACGTGGAAGACGTTGGGAGCCATCTGTCTCACCACAAGCCTGACGTTTTCGATGATTGCGCCAAGTGCAGAAGCAGCGTCGTTTGCGTATATTTGGAAATCTGTAACGTCGCAAACCGGGAAGCCTGGCACGTTCGTTTCCATCACCAACGGTACGGTTTCCAAGGGGACCAGCTCGACGAACGGTTCGCCGACCAAGACTCCGGCGACGAAGGCGGGGTCTGTACCGATCGCTTCGACGAACGGTTCGTCGACATGGGAAGCGCCGGCGACCACCCCGACGAAACCGGCCGCGCCGAAAACCGAGGCGCCGAGCCCGCGCGATTCGTCCCTGGCTGACACCATCATCGCCACCGGCGAGAAGTACCTCGGGACACCGTACAAGTTTGGCGCCAACTATGCGCGCGACCGCGCCTTTGACTGCTCGGAGTTTACCCGCGTCGTGTTTGGCGAAAACGGCATCACCCTGCCGCGCAGCTCGCGCCAGCAAGCACAAGTCGGCCGCACGGTTTCGCTGAATGCTCTGCAAAAAGGCGACCTGATCTTCTTCGACACGTCGTCGGCCCGTGCCGGCATCGACCACGTAGCCATCTATGCGGGGAACGGCAAGATCTTGCACGCCATCCCGCGCGGCGGCGTCCGGTACGACAGCTTCTCCGGCTACTGGGTGCGCGCGGCGGTGACGGCCAAGCGAGTGATCGAGTAA